Proteins encoded by one window of Porphyrobacter sp. YT40:
- the atzF gene encoding allophanate hydrolase, translated as MTGFTRLSAGAIADAVNNGATAALDVMEATLARLAAYDAHQPQVWISRAEPEALRAAARAIDARVAGGERLPLAGVPYAAKDNIDVAGFETTAACPAFAYRPERSATVIAKLEAAGAICVGKTNLDQFATGLVGTRSPYGIPRNAYNRDYVSGGSSSGSAVATAAGLVAFALGTDTAGSGRVPAAFNHLVGLKPSKGRWSTRGLVPACRTLDCITVFADSLGDAALVDGVLAGFDAEDAFSRAPQDVALTVRRIGVPRVDQRQFFGDTEAEYLYTRALEALARECDLVEIDIDPLLEAAQLLYGGPWVAERTAAIAPLLESNPLAIDPVVREVIAPGSAMTATGLWNGIYRLAELQRHAEAMWGEVDALAFPTTGTTYRVAELLEAPVALNSNLGRYTNFVNLLDMAAIAVPAGSKSNSTGFGITLIGPAHSDRALIALAEAYLSAAALPPPPSLDLGDRMETIKLAVVGAHLEGMPLHWQLTSRGATFVGAFTTAPNYRLYAMADSVPPKPALVHSEDGAAIALEVYELDTASFGSFVAEVPPPLAIGTVTLADGSSVKGFVAEPRALTGAEDITHLGGWRAFIASR; from the coding sequence GTGACCGGCTTCACCCGCCTTTCTGCCGGGGCCATCGCGGACGCCGTGAACAACGGCGCGACCGCAGCGCTGGACGTGATGGAGGCGACTCTCGCGCGCCTCGCCGCCTACGACGCGCATCAGCCGCAGGTTTGGATTAGCCGCGCCGAGCCCGAGGCCTTGCGCGCCGCCGCCCGCGCCATCGACGCGCGTGTTGCCGGGGGCGAGCGCCTGCCGCTCGCCGGAGTGCCCTATGCGGCCAAGGACAATATCGATGTGGCGGGGTTCGAGACCACCGCCGCCTGCCCCGCCTTCGCCTATCGCCCCGAGCGTTCGGCCACGGTGATCGCAAAGCTGGAAGCGGCGGGCGCGATCTGCGTGGGCAAGACCAATCTCGACCAGTTCGCCACCGGCCTTGTCGGCACGCGCAGCCCCTATGGCATTCCGCGCAACGCCTATAACCGCGACTATGTGAGCGGCGGGTCATCGTCCGGGAGCGCCGTAGCGACTGCGGCGGGGCTGGTGGCTTTCGCGCTGGGTACCGACACGGCAGGGTCGGGGCGGGTGCCGGCAGCGTTCAACCATCTTGTCGGCCTGAAGCCCAGCAAGGGGCGCTGGAGCACGCGCGGTCTGGTGCCCGCCTGCCGGACGCTCGATTGCATTACGGTGTTTGCCGATAGCCTCGGGGATGCAGCATTGGTCGATGGCGTGCTGGCGGGTTTCGACGCCGAGGATGCCTTCTCCCGCGCCCCGCAGGACGTCGCGCTGACGGTAAGGCGGATCGGCGTGCCGCGCGTGGACCAGCGGCAGTTCTTCGGCGATACGGAAGCGGAGTATCTCTACACCCGTGCGCTCGAAGCGCTGGCGCGGGAATGCGACTTGGTGGAGATCGACATCGACCCGCTGCTTGAGGCCGCACAGCTGCTCTACGGCGGCCCATGGGTGGCCGAGCGCACCGCCGCTATCGCACCGCTGCTGGAGAGCAATCCGCTCGCCATCGACCCCGTGGTGCGCGAGGTGATCGCGCCGGGTTCGGCGATGACGGCGACCGGGCTGTGGAACGGCATCTACCGCCTCGCCGAACTCCAGCGCCACGCCGAGGCGATGTGGGGCGAGGTCGATGCGCTCGCCTTCCCGACGACCGGGACCACCTATCGTGTAGCCGAGCTGCTCGAAGCGCCGGTGGCGCTCAACAGCAATCTCGGGCGCTACACCAATTTCGTGAACCTGTTGGATATGGCCGCGATCGCCGTCCCGGCGGGGTCGAAGTCCAACAGCACGGGCTTCGGGATCACCCTGATCGGCCCGGCCCATAGCGACAGAGCCCTGATCGCCCTTGCGGAGGCCTATCTGTCCGCAGCCGCCTTGCCACCCCCGCCATCGCTTGACCTTGGAGACCGTATGGAAACCATCAAACTCGCCGTCGTGGGCGCTCACCTCGAAGGCATGCCGCTGCACTGGCAACTGACCAGTCGCGGGGCGACCTTCGTCGGTGCCTTCACCACCGCGCCCAATTACCGCCTTTACGCGATGGCCGATTCCGTTCCGCCCAAGCCCGCTCTGGTTCACAGCGAAGACGGCGCTGCCATCGCGCTGGAGGTCTATGAGCTCGACACGGCAAGCTTCGGCAGCTTCGTCGCCGAGGTGCCTCCGCCGCTCGCGATCGGCACCGTTACGCTCGCCGATGGCAGCAGCGTCAAGGGCTTCGTCGCCGAGCCGCGCGCGCTGACGGGGGCGGAGGACATCACCCATCTGGGCGGCTGGCGCGCCTTTATCGCGTCACGGTGA